The Raphanus sativus cultivar WK10039 chromosome 2, ASM80110v3, whole genome shotgun sequence genome includes a region encoding these proteins:
- the LOC130508549 gene encoding uncharacterized protein LOC130508549, translating into MNRCNLVYTPLQLCRGTEPLDAQSEGVPWCCDKTMLEVSTRHEQSWFDIPTYTEACWLQRQCFNIDPDDAEVMAATKAGRQVLWLQESLSEVTGHPCEKMQFAEVICISSRSTIGGTTGVCHEVEAKWEFGCMNLRSRGLSSLAPIVEDISALEREIVRRRREKEQQAHIQRLGFDMENLPQDRAAEDGQGAANLGPRHPQRQARAIGAHDQPNIHGNRAGIRAPAVENNNFEIKSSLINMIQSNKYHGLALEDPLDHLDNFDRLCGTIKINGVSEDALKLRLFPFSLGDKAHTWEKGLSRDSIRTWDECKEAFLTKLFSNSRTAKLRNEISGFQQRNLEGFGEAWERFNSYIAQCPHHGFTKESLLSTFYRGVLPSCRNWLDTASNGFFLGRTEQDAEELVENMAKSDSVYNEEYDRASRGEDQQTKKDIKSLQDKKEPNFQYNNYQPRSYQNNQQGGYQPKQTTQQGNYQQRQNAPPGFGNTNQSTQAQGSSSQSKAPDSNMESMFKQIMEAQSRVAKDIGHEFKTVHSKIDSTYTELNNKIRALESQFASMNSQPSRQQGTLPGKPEQNPKKTMKAITLRSGKELPPRVLTKDGEKQGGEVAINIDDEVVIVDEKVDEEIMENIVEAKGKGKVGEEKRTVKQGEATSKDTSFVPPPYEPKLPFPGRFKKQLLEKYKALFEKQMSEVHITMPIIDAFMLVPQYSKFLKDAVAAKKKEMEGMVVLTHECSAIIKRLTIPKKLEDPGSFTLPCAIGPLMFERCLCDLGASVSLMPLSVAKKLGFSHYKKCKLSLVLADRSVKFSIGILEDLPVMVGNCEIPTDFVVLEMDEEARDPLILGRPFLATAGAIINVKEGKIDLHLGKEHILHFDINEIMKRPTIQGQIFYIEEMEALADELLEELALEDPLQHALTVDRGVQVVENKESDAYGRMLDSHRGFESEDQYEALQQVVHQETASTQQKDSHQEDWDELKAPKVELKPLPHGVRYAFLGPNETYPVIVSSELTELELSQLLSALKKFRKAIGYSLDDIKGISPSLCMHRIHLEDESMTSIEHQRRLNPNLKEVKGGITVVKNDKNELIPTRTVTGHRMCIDYRKLNSASRKDHFPLPFIDQMLERLANHPFYCFLDGYSGFFQIPIHPDDQEKTTFTCPYGTFAYRRMPFGLCNAPATFQRCMMSIFSDLIEDVVEVFMDDFSVYGSSFSACLSNLCRVLQRCEDTNLVLNWEKCHFMVKEGIVLGHKISERGIEVDKAKIEVMVSLPPPKTVKDIRSFLGHAGFYRRYVKDFSKVARPITKLLCKEAAFSFDSDCLEAFKELKNNLVNAPIVQPPDWSLPFEIMCDASDFAVGAVLGQKKDGKTHVIYYASQTLNDAQVKYSTTEKEMLAIVFAFEKFRSYLVGSKVIVYTDHAALRHLLAKKDAKPRFLRWILLLQKFDLEIRDKPGIENGVADHLSRMRIEGETPIDEGLREEQVMAIRAVPWYADFVNYLVTGKEPLRLEGYSKKKFYKELKRYYWDEPFLFILCKDHLYRRAVAEEEVDGILQQCHGSSYGGHFATFKTVAKVLQAGFWWPHMFKDTQEFISRCDSCQRRGNITKRNEMPQNPILEVEVFDVWGIDFMGPFPSSYGNKYILVAVDYVSKWVEAVASPTNDSRVVLKMFKSIIFPRFGVPRVVISDGGSHFINKLFENLLKKNGVKHKVATPYHPQTSGQVEISNREIKGILEKIVGVKRKDWSDKLDDALWAYRTAYKTPLGTTPFNLVYGKACHLPVELEYKALWAVKLLNFDIKNAKEKRLFQLHELDEIRMDAFENSRIYKERTKAFHDKNILKRELRADDQILLYNSRLKLFPGKLKSRWSGPFKIKEVKPYGAVVLWDKNGGEFIVNGQRVKLYLGTTPKEDGFSIPLSEPTST; encoded by the exons gtgtatgaacttgaggagtaGAGGTTTATCAAGCCTTGCTCCCATTGTTGAAGACATTTCTGCACTTGAGAGGGAgattgtgagaagaagaagggaaaaagagcaacaggctcacatTCAGAGGTTGGGGTTTGACATGGAGAACCTGCCTCAAGATAGAGCTGCTGaagatggtcaaggagctgccaaccttggaCCACGACATCCACAACGCCAAGCTAGAGCAATTGGTGCCCATGATCAGCCTAACATCCATGGAAATAGGGCTGGCAttagagcaccagctgtggagaacaacaactttgagatcaagtcaagcTTGATCAACATGATCCAAAGCAACAAGTACCATGGGCTTGCTTTGGAAGATCCTCTAGATCACTTGGACAACTTTGATCGGCTGTGTGGCACCATCAAGATAAATGGTGTTTCTGAAGATGCATTGAAGCTTAGGCTGTTTCCATTCTCTTTGGGAGATAAAGCTCACACATGGGAGAAGGGTCTCTCAAGAGATAGCATCCGAACATGGGATGAGTGCAAAGAAGCCTTCCTCACCAAGCTCTTCTCTAACTCAAGAACTGCAAAGCTTAGGAATGAGATTTCAGGATTTCAACAAAGGAATCTAGAAGGTTTTGGTGAAGCATGGGAACGATTCAACAGCTACATTGCTCagtgtcctcatcatggtttcacCAAGGAAAGCTTGCTTAGCACCTTCTACAGGGgagttctcccatcttgcaGAAATTGGCTTGACACAGCTAGCAATGGTTTCTTCCTGGGCAGAACTGAgcaggatgcagaggagctggtggagaacatggcaaagAGTGACTCAGTTTACAATGAGGAGTATGATAGAGCAAGCAGAGGTGAGGATCAGCAGACAAAGAAGGATATCAAATCATTGCAAGACAA AAAGGAGcctaactttcagtacaacaactaccagccGAGGTCTTATCAAAACAACCAGCAAGGAGGATACCAACCTAAGCAAACCACTCAACAAGGGAACTATCAGCAAAGGCAAAATGCCCCTCCTGGTTTTGGTAACACAAATCAGTCTACTCAAGCTCAAGGAAGCTCATCTCAGTCCAAGGCTCCCGATTCAAACATGGAGTCAATGTTCAAgcagatcatggaagctcagtCTAGAGTTGCAAAGGATATTGGGCATGAGTTCAAGACAGTGCACTCCAAGATTGACAGTACCTACACAGAGCTGAACAACAAGATCAGGGCTTTGGAGAGCCAATTTGCTTCTATGAACTCTCAGCCTAGTCGCCAACAAGGAACCCTACCTGGAAAACCTGAGCAAAACCCCAAAAAAACAATGAAGGCAATTACTTTGAGAAGTGGTAAAGAGTTGCCTCCAAGAGTACTCACCAAGGATGGTGAGAAACAGGGTGGGGAGGTTGCCATCAACATTGATGATGAGGTAGTAATTGTTGATGAGAAGGTTGATGAGGAAATTATGGAAAATATTGTGGAAGCTAAGGgcaaaggaaaggttggagaggagaagagaacAGTGAAGCAAGGTGAAGCTACATCAAAAGATACTTCTTTtgtccctcctccctatgaGCCTAAGTTACCTTTCCCAGGAAGATTCAAGAAGCAACTATTGGAGAAGTACAAGGCACtctttgagaagcagatgagtgaagtgcatattacaatgcccatcatagATGCCTTTATGCTTGTTCCTCAGTATAGCAAGTTCTTGAAGGATGCTGTGGCTGctaagaagaaagaaatggaaGGAATGGTGGTTCTTACTCATGAGTGCAGTGCCATCATTAAGAGGTTAACAATCCCTAAGAAGCTAGAAGATCCAGGAAGCTTCACTCTACCTTGTGCCATTGGTCCCCTGATGTTTGAAAGGTGCCTATGTGACTTGGGAGCTAGTGTTAGTCTCATGCCTTTATCTGTAGCCAAGAAGCTTGGGTTTAGCCACTACAAGAAGTGCAAACTCTCCTTGGTGCTTGCTGATCGCTCAGTGAAGTTTTCCATTGGAATTTTGGAAGATCTCCCCGTGATGGTGGGAAATTGTGAAATCCCTACTGACTTTGTGGTGCTAGAGATGGATGAGGAAGCTAGAGATCCTTTGATCCTTGGAAGACCATTCTTGGCCACAGCAGGAGCAATTATAAATGTGAAGGAGGGAAAGATAGATCTCCACTTGGGTAAGGAgcacatcctccactttgacatcaatgAGATAATGAAGAGGCCAACCATCCAAGGGCAGATCTTCTACATAGAGGAAATGGAAGCTTTAGCTGATGAGCTGCTTGAAGAGTTAGCACTGGAGGACCCTCTACAGCATGCCTTGACAGTTGATAGAGGAGTCCAAGTGGTTGAGAACAAGGAAAGTGATGCTTATGGAAGGATGCTGGATTCACACAGAGGGTTTGAGAGTGAGGATCAGTATGAGGCGCTTCAACAAGTGGTTCATCAAGAGACAGCATCCACTCAACAAAAGGACAGTCACCAAGAGGATTGGGATGAACTCAAGGCACCTAAGGTGGAACTTAAACCCCTTCCCCATGGTGTAAGGTACGCTTTCCTTGGCCCTAATGAGACTTACCCTGTCATTGTGAGTAGTGAGCTTACTGAACTTGAATTGTCTCAACTGTTGAGTGCGCTTAAGAAGTTTAGGAAAGCAATAGGGTATTCTCTAGATGACATCAAAGGGATATCACCTTCTTTGTGCATGCATAGGATACATCTAGAGGATGAATCAATGACTTCTATTGAACATCAAAGAAGGTTAAACCCTAATTTGAAAGAAGTT AAAGGTGGTATCACTGTTGTGAAAAATGATAAGAATGagttgatccccactagaactgTAACTGGACATAGGATGTGCATTGATTATAGAAAGTTAAACTCTGCATCTAGAAAGgatcattttccattgccatTTATTGATCAGATGCTTGAGAGACTTGCAAACCATCCTTTCTATTGCTTTCTTGATGGGTATTCAGGGTTCTTCCAAATCCCCATACATCCCGATGATCAAGAGAAGACGAcattcacatgcccttatggtaCCTTTGCCTATCGAAGGATGCCATTTGGGTTATGTAATGCTCCAGCCACCTTTCAAAGGTGCATGATGTCTATCTTCTCTGATCTCATTGAGGATGTTGTGGAGGTGTTCATGGATGACTTCTCTGTCTACGGATCTTCGTTTTCTGCTTGTTTGTCCAACTTGTGCAGGGtcctacagagatgtgaagacaccaaccttgtgctgaactgggagaagtgTCACTTCATGGTCAAAGAGGGAATTGTACTTGGACACAAGATTTCAGAAAGAGGCATCGAAGTGGACAAGGCTAAGATTGAGGTGATGGTTAGTCTACCTCCACCAAAGACTGTGAAAGACATAAGGAGTTTCCTTGGCCATGCTGGGTTCTACAGGAGATATGTCAAGGACTTCTCAAAGGTTGCTAGGCCAATAACCAAGCTGCTATGCAAAGAAGCCGCTTTCAGCTTTGATTCAGATTGTCTTGAAGCTTTCAAGGAGCTGAAGAACAATTTGGTCAATGCTCCTATTGTTCAGCCACCCGATTGGAGTCTCCCCTTTGAAATTATGTgtgatgcaagtgattttgctgTTGGAGCTGTTTTGGGGCAGAAAAAGGATGGCAAGACTCATGTGATCTACTACGCTAGCCAAACCTTGAATGATGCTCAAGTGAAGTATTCCACAACTGAGAAGGAGATGCTAGCCATTGTATTTgcctttgagaagttcagaagcTACTTGGTTGGGTCAAAGGTTATTGTCTACACTGATCATGCAGCTTTGAGACACCTCTTGGCCAAGAAAGATGCTAAGCCAAGATTTTTGAGGTGGATCCTTTTGCTTCAGAAGTTTGACTTGGAGATTAGAGACAAGCCGGGCATTGAGAATGGAGTAGCTGATCACTTATCTAGGATGAGGATTGAAGGTGAAACCCCCATTGATGAAGGGCTTCGTGAGGAACAGGTCATGGCCATCAGGGCAGTG CCTTGGTATGCAGATTTTGTGAACTACCTTGTCACAGGAAAGGAACCATTAAGACTTGAAGGTTATTCCAAGAAGAAGTTCTACAAGGAGTTGAAGAGGTACTATTGGGATGAACCTTTTCTTTTCATCCTTTGCAAAGACCATCTCTATAGAAGGGCAGTGGCTGAAGAAGAGGTTGATGGAATCCTACAACAATGCCATGGTTCTTCATATGGAGGGCATTTTGCAACTTTCAAGACAGTGGCTAAGGTTCTACAAGCTGGATTTTGGTGGCCTCATATGTTCAAGGACACACAAGAGTTCATCTCAAGGTGTGATTCTTGCCAAAGGAGAGGGAACATCACAAAGAGGAATGAAATGCCTCAAAACCCAATTCTTGAAGTGGAAGTATTTGATGTTTGGGGCATAGACTTCATGGGacctttcccctcttcttaTGGCAACAAGTACATCCTAGTGGCTGTAGACTATGTGTCTAAGTGGGTTGAAGCAGTTGCAAGTCCTACAAATGACTCAAGAGTGGTGTTGAAGATGTTTAAAAGCATCATTTTTCCAAGGTTTGGAGTTCCTAGAGTGGTGATAAGTGATGGAGGCTCACATTTCATCAACAAACTTTTTGAGAATCTTCTCAAGAAGAATGgagtgaaacacaaggttgcaaccccTTATCACCCTCAAACCAGTGGTCAAGTTGAAATCtctaacagagagatcaagggTATCTTGGAAAAGATTGTGGGAGTCAAGAGGAAGGATTGGTCAGACAAgcttgatgatgcactttgggcCTATAGGACAGCATACAAGACACCATTGGGAACCACCCCTTTCAACCTTGTGTATGGGAAAGCTTGTCATCTACCAGTAGAACTTGAGTACAAGGCATTGTGGGCTGTGAAATTACTGAACTTTGACATCAAGaatgcaaaagaaaagagactTTTTCAGCTTCATGAGCTTGATGAGATTAGGATGGATGCTTTTGAGAACTCAAGGATCTACAAGGAGAGAACCAAAGCCTTCCATGACAAGAACATTTTGAAGAGAGAGTTAAGAGCTGATGATCAGATACTCCTCTACAACTCTAGGCTGAAGTTGTTTCCAGGGAAGCTCAAATCAAGGTGGTCTGGACCTTTTAAGATCAAGGAAGTTAAGCCTTATGGGGCAGTGGTTCTTTGGGATAAGAATGGAGGAGAGTTCATAGTGAATGGACAAAGAGTGAAGCTCTATTTGGGTACTACACCAAAGGAAGATGGATTCTCAATTCCACTTTCTGAACCAACCTCAACCTAG